CGTGGCCAGCAACCCCGTGCTCTTGGACGCCAGCGCCGCGGCGACCGCCCCGTAATTCAGCTCCTGCGACAGCTGATCCAGGGCGAAGAAGGCTATGGCCGCCATCACCAGCCCGGCCGCCAGCAGCAGGAAGGGCTTCAGCCGCGCCAGCCCCTGCACGCCCGCCTCGGTCAGCGGCGGCGCCGCATCCTTCGGGTCGCCGCGCAGGGTCTCGCTCGGCTCGGTCGTGGTGATTCCGTTCATCAGGACTCCCGCATGGCCAGACGACGCGACGGTACGGCCGGCCGTTACCGCACAACGGGAAGGCCGCGCGGGGGATGCCCGATTCAGATGGCTGGAGCGTGAAGTTGAAGTGGCGCGGCGGGAACCCCCGCCGCTGCCTTAGTCCTTCAGGCCGACGAAGCGTTCCAGCCAGTGGATGGTGTAGTCGCCACTCTGGAACTGCGCGTCGTCCATGATGCGCTGGTGCAGCGGCAGGGTGGTGCGGATGCCGTCCACCACCATCTCCTCCAGCGCGCGGCGCATCCGCGCGATGGCCTCGGCGCGGGTGGTGCCGTGCACGATCAGCTTAGCCACCAGGCTGTCGTAGTTGGGCGGCACCGAATAACCGGAATAGAGCGCGCTATCGACCCGCACCCCCAGCCCGCCCGGGGCGTGGAAGGTCGTCACCCGGCCCGGGGAAGGCACGAAGGTCTCCGGGTCCTCGGCGGTGATGCGGCATTCGATGGCATGGCCGCTGAAGCGGATATCTGCCTGGGTGTAACCGAGCCTTTCGCCTGCGGCGATGCGGATCTGTTCCTTCACCAGATCGACGCCCGTGACCATCTCGGTCACCGGATGCTCCACCTGCAGGCGGGTATTCATCTCGATGAAGGAGAACTGGCCGTCCTGCCACAGGAATTCCAGCGTGCCGGCATTGCGGTAGCCGAGCTTGGAGAGGCCCCGCGTCACCTGGGCGCCGATCTCCTCGCGCTCATCGGGCGTCAGGGCGGGAGAGCCCGCTTCCTCGACCAGCTTCTGGTGGCGGCGCTGGAGCGAGCAGTCGCGCTCCCCGAAATGCACGACATTGCCGTACATGTCGGCCAGCACCTGCAACTCGATATGCCGGGGGCGGTCGAGGTACTTCTCCATGTAGACGGCGTCGTTGCCGAAGGCGGCCTTGGCCTCGGTGCGGGCGACGCGCCAGGCTTCCTCCAGCTCGTCTGCGCTGTGCGCCACCTTCATGCCGCGCCCGCCACCGCCGGCGGCGGCCTTGATCAGCACGGGGTATTTTACCTGCTCCGCCACCTCCCGCGCCTCTTCCAGGCTGCCGAGCGCGCCGGCGCTGCCGGGGACCAGGGGCACGCCGAGGGAGCGCATGGCGTCCTTGGCGGCAATCTTGTCTCCCATCATGCGGATATGCTCGGCCGTCGGGCCTATGAAGGCCAGGCCATGCGCTTCCACCATCTCGGCGAAGTCGGCATTCTCGGACAGGAAGCCGTAGCCGGGATGGATGGCCTCGGCGCCCGTGATATGCGCGGCCGAAAGGATGGCCGCCATGTTCAGGTAGCTGTCGCGCGCCAGGGGCGGGCCGATGCAGACGCTTTCATCCGCCAGCCGCACATGCATGGCGGTGGCGTCGGCCGTGGAATGCACGGCGACGGTGCGGATGCCCATCTCCCGGCAGGCGCGGTGGACCCGCAGCGCGATCTCGCCGCGATTGGCGATCAGCACCTTCTTGAACATGGCGATCGCCTTACTCGACCACCAGCAGCGGCTCGCCGTATTCGACGGGCGCGCCACTCTCCACCAGGATACGGGTGACCGTGCCGGCCTTGGGGGCCTTGATCTGGTTGAAGGTCTTCATGGCCTCGATCAGCATCACCGTCTGGCCGGCGGCCACCTTGGCGCCGACGGTCACGAAGGGCTGCGCCCCCGGCTCCGGCGCGAGGTAGACCACGCCCACCATCGGCGAGGTGATGGCGCCCGGCGTGGCGGCCGTGACATCCGTGGAGACAGCGGCAGCGACCGGCGCGGCGGGCGCCGGCGCGGCAAGGGCGGCCGGGGCAGCCATCGGGGCGGCGGCATACTGCACCACCGGCGCGGCGGCGATGGTGCGGGAGACGCGCAGGCGGCTCTCCCCATCCGCCAGCTCGATCTCGCTCAGGTCGGTGTCCCGCAGGATCTGCGCCAGGGCGCGGATGGCCTCCGGGTCGAAGGAAATGCCGCTCATGCTACCTCGTTTCGTCTCGCCGCCACTGCCTCCCGCATCGCTGGCTCAGGCCTCCTCGGCCTGGGCCAGGATACCGGCGATGCCGCGCAGAGCCAGCGCGTAGCCGTGCGGGCCCAGGCCGCAGATGACGCCCTGCGCGGCGCGCGAGACATAGGACAGATGCCGGAAGGATTC
This genomic window from Roseomonas marmotae contains:
- the accC gene encoding acetyl-CoA carboxylase biotin carboxylase subunit, with the translated sequence MFKKVLIANRGEIALRVHRACREMGIRTVAVHSTADATAMHVRLADESVCIGPPLARDSYLNMAAILSAAHITGAEAIHPGYGFLSENADFAEMVEAHGLAFIGPTAEHIRMMGDKIAAKDAMRSLGVPLVPGSAGALGSLEEAREVAEQVKYPVLIKAAAGGGGRGMKVAHSADELEEAWRVARTEAKAAFGNDAVYMEKYLDRPRHIELQVLADMYGNVVHFGERDCSLQRRHQKLVEEAGSPALTPDEREEIGAQVTRGLSKLGYRNAGTLEFLWQDGQFSFIEMNTRLQVEHPVTEMVTGVDLVKEQIRIAAGERLGYTQADIRFSGHAIECRITAEDPETFVPSPGRVTTFHAPGGLGVRVDSALYSGYSVPPNYDSLVAKLIVHGTTRAEAIARMRRALEEMVVDGIRTTLPLHQRIMDDAQFQSGDYTIHWLERFVGLKD
- the accB gene encoding acetyl-CoA carboxylase biotin carboxyl carrier protein; this translates as MSGISFDPEAIRALAQILRDTDLSEIELADGESRLRVSRTIAAAPVVQYAAAPMAAPAALAAPAPAAPVAAAVSTDVTAATPGAITSPMVGVVYLAPEPGAQPFVTVGAKVAAGQTVMLIEAMKTFNQIKAPKAGTVTRILVESGAPVEYGEPLLVVE